TGTACTACGAGCTGGGCGCGCGGTACATGACGCTCACCTGGAACAACAGCAACAACTGGGCGGACGGCGTGCTGGCGGAGCCGAAGCACAACGGATTGACGGACTTCGGCCGCGAGGTGGTGCGGGAGATGAACCGCCTTGGGATGATCGTCGATATCTCGCACGTCGCGCCGAAGACGTTCTGGGACGCCATCGAGACGACGTCGAAACCGGTGATCGCGTCCCACTCCTCCTGCAAGGCAATCTGCGGCGCGCCGAGGAATATGGACGATAACCAGCTACGCGCGGTGAAGCAGAACGGCGGCGTGGTGGGCGTGAACTTCGAGAGGACGTTTGTGAGCGAGCGCTACAGGCTGGCGAAGCTGCCCCTGGACGAGCAGCGCACGGCAGCGCTGAAGGCGGCTGAGCAGGCGAACGGCGGCAAGGGCGAGGCGTTCGAGGCCGCCAAGAAGAAAATCAACGAGGAGTACAAGTCGAAGACAGAGGAGCTGCAGCCGCCCCACTGGAAGGAGATCGTGGACCACATCGACCACATGGTGGAGGTGATGGGCGTGGACCACGTGGGCATCGGCTCCGACTTCGACGGCGCGGACATGCCGGAGGGCATGGAGGACTGCTCGAAGATGCCGCTCCTCACCCAGGAGATGCTGGACCGCGGCTACTCCGAGGGGGATGTCAAGAAGATACTCGGCGAGAACACGCTGAGGGTGATGACGCAGGTCTTTGGGGGATAAGAGCCGTCAGTCCGCTCAGTTCTCTGTAGCCTGCGCGATTCATCGCGCCTGTCTTGCTCTCCGGTGATGCCTGTATATGACCCGGGCCCCGATGAATCGCGCGGGCTACATCGGAAACAACACGCCGCGGGTGACGACGCAGGCCTCTGGCGTGCAGACGGGCGCACTCAGCGAACGAATAGCCCTGCAATCTCCGCTAACTCCCCAAGCGAGTGTTCATTTGAGTAAAGTACAACTTGGGTGCCGGCTTGCCACCAGGCAATCACGCTTGGGGTTTGCACCTCCCCATAGCGGCGGGTGACCGATACGCCGGCATCCTTGCCACGCCCAATGTAGTCGCCAATGTCAGCAGGGGCAAAACCAGAATGCATCAGCCTCTCTAAGCGATCGCCGTCCGGCGGCTCGATATCCCCTTGAACGCTCGCAGTAATGCCGTTTCGAAATACGATCCAGACCCGATTGAATTCCGAAGCCTTGTCTACCTGCGGCACCCAAATGGCCGATGCTTCCCACTCTGCTGACGGCACTGAGGGTAGCGGAATCACGAACTGCACTCTTTGCTGTGCCAATGAAATGGATTCGACCCTTTCCGCAAATGGAAATGGCGTACCGTCAGTCAGCAGTTGACCATTATCTGAGCCCGCCCAAATTGTTAGGCCCGCGTATCTGACAACGCCCAGAAGGAGCAATAACAGTCCTCCGACAAGAACGGCCTGCCTGATTCTTTGTGCGTTGAGCACCATGTGGGCGCTTCCAGTTGGAGAAGTGGCGACACGGGAAGGCGGGTGATCTCCACTTTGCATTGTACATCAGGTTCACTCGCGCCTGGGCAGGGCGGAACCTAGAGCCCTAGCGCGGTCATAGCGCCGCGCGCTTTGTGGAGGGTCTCCTCGTACTCGGCCTGCGGGTCGGAGTCTGCGACGATGCCGCCGCCGACGTGGAAGCAAGCGCGCTGGTCCTTGACCAGGATGGTGCGGATG
The window above is part of the SAR202 cluster bacterium genome. Proteins encoded here:
- a CDS encoding membrane dipeptidase yields the protein MISERARKLDFSSYLVDTHSDALAWPTRHQVDIGVRQDGKTQQDLPRMREGNMNIQFFAAFPAPQWIEKKMVIQTVLRYFDSFYTLCRNYPDQIEQARTVADAKRIVASGRIAGILCIEGGHAIEDDLAVLRMYYELGARYMTLTWNNSNNWADGVLAEPKHNGLTDFGREVVREMNRLGMIVDISHVAPKTFWDAIETTSKPVIASHSSCKAICGAPRNMDDNQLRAVKQNGGVVGVNFERTFVSERYRLAKLPLDEQRTAALKAAEQANGGKGEAFEAAKKKINEEYKSKTEELQPPHWKEIVDHIDHMVEVMGVDHVGIGSDFDGADMPEGMEDCSKMPLLTQEMLDRGYSEGDVKKILGENTLRVMTQVFGG